One Glutamicibacter halophytocola DNA segment encodes these proteins:
- a CDS encoding ATP-binding protein — MESPERSLLVRSEHRMIAGVSGGLAAHLGIPLNYVRLGFIALTACGGIGILLYAWLWVFVPSAEEAQADEIRSWGTRRRSLAEEMNRVQQGLFRSREGWEKNSSWRELLIGCGLLVLAVLALAQWSGWNIRWDLIWPSLGIIAGILLAWLQLDEQVTRPGRKKSAPLLIRLGLGLLLVIGGLLTILSGSVGVADLLGGMWAAIAIIVGAVVVLLPWGTRLWRDFLAERSSRQASAQRAEFAAHLHDSVLQTLAVIQKRSDDPAAVRTLARIQERELRQWLYGNQDLDDEDVVVEVQHEASDIEQLLLRDVEVIAVGNAQGFEGQQALVAATREAMMNAAKHAPGKISVYIECSETAVEVFVRDRGEGFDFGGIPEDRHGVRESIIGRMQRAGGKATIRSSETGTEIRLSMPRNTTQEEPHS; from the coding sequence ATGGAAAGCCCTGAACGAAGCCTTTTGGTGCGCAGCGAGCATCGCATGATCGCTGGCGTCAGTGGCGGACTGGCAGCCCATCTGGGAATTCCACTGAATTACGTCCGGCTGGGGTTTATCGCCTTGACCGCCTGTGGCGGTATCGGAATCCTGCTCTACGCGTGGCTTTGGGTCTTTGTCCCAAGCGCGGAAGAAGCACAGGCCGATGAAATCAGGTCCTGGGGAACCAGAAGGCGAAGCCTTGCCGAGGAGATGAACAGGGTCCAGCAGGGCTTGTTCCGCTCCAGGGAAGGATGGGAGAAGAATTCCTCCTGGCGTGAACTTCTGATCGGCTGCGGGCTGCTGGTGCTGGCCGTGCTGGCTTTGGCCCAGTGGTCAGGATGGAATATCCGCTGGGATCTGATCTGGCCTTCGCTGGGAATCATTGCCGGAATACTCTTGGCATGGCTGCAATTGGATGAACAGGTCACCAGGCCGGGCAGGAAGAAATCGGCGCCGCTTCTGATTCGGCTTGGCCTGGGGTTGTTGCTGGTCATCGGTGGCTTGCTTACCATCCTCAGCGGTTCCGTCGGCGTGGCGGATCTGCTGGGCGGGATGTGGGCCGCGATAGCCATTATCGTCGGTGCAGTGGTCGTCTTGCTGCCATGGGGGACTAGGCTTTGGCGCGATTTCCTGGCCGAAAGAAGTTCCAGGCAGGCATCCGCACAACGCGCGGAGTTCGCAGCCCACTTGCACGATTCGGTCTTGCAGACCTTGGCCGTCATCCAAAAGCGCAGTGATGACCCTGCCGCGGTGCGGACCTTGGCCCGCATCCAGGAACGCGAGTTGCGCCAGTGGCTCTACGGCAACCAGGACCTGGACGATGAAGACGTTGTGGTCGAGGTGCAACACGAAGCCAGCGACATCGAACAATTGCTGCTGCGCGATGTTGAAGTCATCGCCGTGGGAAACGCCCAAGGCTTCGAAGGGCAGCAGGCGCTGGTCGCGGCTACCAGGGAAGCCATGATGAATGCGGCCAAGCACGCGCCGGGCAAGATCTCCGTCTACATCGAGTGCTCGGAGACTGCTGTTGAAGTCTTTGTCCGCGACCGCGGGGAGGGTTTTGACTTTGGCGGGATTCCCGAGGACCGACATGGAGTGCG
- a CDS encoding PspC domain-containing protein, with protein MNNSGSGRRGFFSQLGKSPIIRKESRWLGGVATGIADYFKIDVILARGIVVVLGFLGGLGLILYGLAWALLPDQQGRIHLERAIDKDWTSGMTGAVVLVALGIFPAQWILDSVAPVLWPVAIVAAVLFIIFSRKNTKFERQRPAKPAKEQAPPAASPHTTAMEKPWRKDAFTFSSSAPSSTQPTSANHIDQEETVANGNPDPQQQTSGYDYAYTPDPKYTRPYNQDSFKGKAARKAQAAEPIPGWLSTTAAGLSILAIAAVLCADYLHIIDLPGAGWGVALAAGLLITGLFVVFAALVRRTSGGLLGLGIPLLVLTLVFSGSAFGTEDRQAVRSEPGGNDYSAVFSRSTIDLTYLDSISTPTTVEVDSVFSRLDLKLPPNVPVKVTSDGVFNSQMGLELPQDQRQLDEDAPLLTIEVDGLFSSVSTEVATTATPTVINPEF; from the coding sequence ATGAACAATTCGGGGTCTGGGCGTCGGGGCTTTTTCAGCCAGCTGGGCAAATCACCAATTATCCGCAAAGAGTCGCGGTGGCTCGGTGGTGTCGCCACAGGAATAGCAGATTATTTCAAGATCGATGTGATTCTGGCGCGCGGCATCGTCGTCGTGCTCGGCTTCCTCGGTGGCCTAGGGCTCATTCTCTACGGCTTGGCCTGGGCTTTGTTGCCTGACCAGCAAGGCCGCATCCACCTGGAACGAGCGATCGACAAGGACTGGACCAGCGGCATGACCGGTGCTGTGGTTCTGGTGGCCTTGGGAATCTTTCCTGCACAGTGGATTCTGGATTCAGTAGCTCCTGTCTTGTGGCCGGTGGCAATCGTTGCCGCCGTTCTTTTCATCATTTTCAGCCGGAAGAATACAAAGTTCGAGAGGCAACGGCCGGCTAAGCCGGCCAAGGAGCAAGCTCCACCTGCTGCTTCGCCTCACACCACCGCGATGGAAAAGCCTTGGCGCAAGGATGCATTCACCTTTAGCAGCAGCGCCCCGTCCAGCACGCAGCCGACCAGCGCGAACCATATCGATCAGGAGGAAACCGTGGCTAACGGCAACCCGGATCCACAGCAACAGACCAGTGGTTACGACTATGCGTATACTCCTGATCCCAAATACACCCGGCCTTACAACCAGGATTCATTCAAGGGCAAGGCAGCTCGCAAAGCGCAAGCTGCTGAACCGATCCCAGGATGGCTGTCCACGACTGCAGCAGGCTTGAGCATCCTGGCGATCGCCGCGGTGCTCTGCGCTGACTACCTTCACATCATCGATTTACCCGGTGCCGGTTGGGGCGTAGCCCTAGCCGCCGGTTTGCTGATCACCGGACTCTTCGTCGTCTTCGCAGCCCTGGTGCGGCGCACCAGCGGCGGGCTTCTGGGCTTGGGCATTCCCTTGCTGGTGCTGACTCTGGTCTTTTCCGGTTCCGCGTTCGGCACCGAGGACCGCCAGGCGGTTCGCTCGGAACCCGGCGGCAATGATTACAGCGCAGTTTTCAGCCGCTCCACCATTGATCTGACCTACCTTGACTCGATCAGCACGCCAACTACCGTGGAAGTTGATTCGGTGTTCTCCCGATTGGATTTGAAGCTCCCGCCGAACGTACCGGTGAAAGTGACTTCGGATGGCGTCTTCAACTCCCAGATGGGTCTTGAACTGCCACAGGATCAACGCCAATTGGATGAGGACGCACCGCTGCTGACCATCGAAGTCGACGGGTTGTTCTCGTCCGTCAGTACCGAGGTGGCCACCACGGCTACACCCACCGTCATCAACCCGGAATTCTAA
- a CDS encoding LapA family protein — protein sequence MGNDSLQPKKFPTGTLVFGLILIVVSVATLSRTFFHWSFDMPLFLIIVVAFAGVAMVISGLSAAGKRRQRETEIPAPSDPSL from the coding sequence ATGGGCAACGATTCCCTGCAACCTAAAAAGTTTCCCACCGGAACCTTGGTCTTCGGACTGATCCTGATTGTGGTCTCGGTGGCAACACTGAGCCGGACATTCTTCCACTGGAGCTTTGACATGCCATTGTTCCTGATCATCGTTGTCGCCTTTGCTGGCGTGGCAATGGTCATTTCGGGACTGTCCGCGGCCGGCAAACGCCGTCAACGCGAAACGGAAATTCCCGCACCAAGCGACCCTAGCCTCTAG
- a CDS encoding PspC domain-containing protein, whose amino-acid sequence MDKFFNSLRSMPLRRGPSRLAGGVAGGIADKFGWDVTIVRIALLLSFLLPVFGIGAYIVAWLLIPAQDNSIILQNWLRKF is encoded by the coding sequence ATGGACAAATTCTTCAATTCCCTTCGTTCAATGCCGCTTCGCCGCGGGCCTTCACGCCTTGCTGGCGGTGTCGCCGGCGGCATCGCCGACAAGTTCGGTTGGGACGTCACCATCGTGCGCATCGCACTGCTGCTTTCCTTCTTGCTGCCGGTCTTCGGCATCGGTGCCTACATCGTCGCCTGGCTCCTGATCCCGGCTCAGGACAACAGCATCATTTTGCAGAACTGGCTGCGAAAGTTTTAG
- a CDS encoding 6-phosphofructokinase, translated as MRVGIMTSGGDCPGLNAVIRGAVLNGIKSYDYEFVGFRDGWRGVKEGDFFDLPRTAVRGIAKQGGTILGTSRTNAFEGELGGAENIARVLKDNNIDALIAIGGEGTLAGAQRLCAEGLPIVGVPKTIDNDLDATDYTFGFDTANQIAVEAIDRLRTTGDSHHRCMVAEVMGRHVGWIALHAGMASGAHAVLIPEVSTPMEQICQWVTEAHERGRAPLVVVAEGFVPEGMEEAFSVRGVDTFGRARLGGIGEMLAPVIEERTGIETRATVLGHIQRGGVPTAFDRVLATRLGMAAVDSVNETAWGTMVALHGTKVLRVPLRAALNNLKRVPMDRYEEAAVLFG; from the coding sequence ATGCGCGTTGGAATCATGACCTCGGGCGGAGACTGCCCGGGCTTGAATGCCGTCATCCGAGGAGCCGTCCTGAACGGCATCAAAAGCTACGACTACGAGTTCGTTGGCTTCCGCGACGGCTGGCGCGGTGTCAAAGAAGGCGACTTCTTTGACCTGCCTCGCACCGCTGTCCGAGGCATCGCCAAGCAGGGTGGCACCATCTTGGGAACCTCGCGCACCAACGCCTTTGAAGGCGAGCTAGGCGGCGCAGAGAATATCGCCCGCGTGCTCAAGGACAACAACATTGACGCGCTGATCGCCATTGGCGGCGAAGGCACTTTGGCCGGGGCACAGCGCCTGTGCGCCGAAGGACTGCCTATTGTCGGTGTCCCCAAGACCATCGACAACGACCTGGACGCTACCGACTACACCTTCGGTTTCGACACGGCCAACCAGATTGCGGTTGAAGCAATAGACCGCCTGCGCACCACCGGCGACTCGCACCACCGCTGCATGGTTGCCGAAGTGATGGGCCGCCACGTTGGCTGGATTGCCTTGCACGCTGGCATGGCCTCGGGCGCTCACGCAGTGCTGATTCCTGAAGTGTCCACGCCGATGGAACAGATCTGCCAGTGGGTTACCGAAGCGCATGAGCGCGGTCGTGCACCGTTGGTAGTGGTTGCCGAAGGTTTTGTTCCCGAGGGCATGGAAGAAGCCTTCTCGGTCCGCGGCGTGGATACCTTTGGCCGTGCACGCTTGGGCGGCATTGGCGAAATGCTCGCCCCGGTCATCGAAGAGCGCACCGGCATCGAAACTCGCGCCACGGTTCTTGGACATATCCAGCGCGGCGGCGTGCCAACCGCATTCGACCGTGTATTGGCTACGCGGTTGGGCATGGCCGCCGTGGACTCCGTGAACGAAACCGCTTGGGGCACCATGGTTGCCCTGCACGGCACCAAGGTCCTGCGCGTGCCGTTGCGGGCCGCTTTGAATAACCTCAAGCGCGTTCCAATGGACCGCTACGAGGAAGCCGCAGTCCTCTTCGGTTAA
- a CDS encoding YgfZ/GcvT domain-containing protein gives MGTGYQSVLLQRDGAVEAGGVDAGVAAHYGAPTREARKLAEGKAIADLSHFDVLEIRGEDRRSWLDTLSSQRINNLEPGQSTQTLLLSIQGRVEHEMKVLADQDRLILIVEPGAGAALEQFLNSMRFMLRVEVNNLSLTHGVLAATRPIPGTEAPVWTDPWPGVAPGGWAYSREDHPGKERPWLLHVVAIDELASAAADEDLAGMMAVEALRIAAWEPRFGAEIDDKTIPHELDWLRTAVHLEKGCYKGQETIARVHNIGHPPRRVVFLDLDGSMHTLPSTGAEIKVGERTVGRVTSAALHYEAGPIALAVIKRNVDPETVLSVVDGETSYPASQDVIVTPDAGQVAGRFTGFLRTPPQG, from the coding sequence ATGGGCACTGGATACCAGTCCGTTCTCCTGCAGCGCGACGGCGCCGTAGAAGCAGGTGGCGTCGATGCCGGAGTGGCAGCACATTATGGCGCTCCCACGCGTGAAGCTCGCAAGCTGGCCGAAGGCAAGGCTATCGCTGATCTGAGCCATTTTGATGTGCTTGAGATCCGAGGCGAAGACCGTCGAAGCTGGCTCGATACCCTGAGCAGCCAGCGTATTAATAACCTGGAACCGGGGCAGAGCACCCAGACGCTGCTGCTCTCGATCCAGGGCCGGGTTGAGCACGAGATGAAGGTGCTGGCGGACCAGGACCGGTTGATTCTCATAGTTGAACCTGGCGCGGGTGCCGCGCTGGAGCAGTTCTTGAATTCCATGCGTTTCATGCTGCGTGTTGAGGTCAATAACCTTTCCCTTACCCATGGCGTCCTGGCGGCTACCCGGCCGATTCCGGGCACCGAGGCGCCGGTGTGGACTGACCCGTGGCCGGGTGTCGCTCCGGGAGGGTGGGCCTACTCTCGCGAGGACCATCCGGGCAAGGAACGGCCTTGGCTGTTGCATGTGGTGGCTATCGATGAGCTGGCGTCAGCAGCAGCTGACGAGGATCTGGCCGGTATGATGGCGGTCGAGGCTCTGCGCATTGCCGCTTGGGAGCCGCGCTTCGGCGCGGAAATCGACGACAAGACCATCCCGCATGAGCTGGACTGGCTGCGCACCGCGGTGCATCTGGAAAAGGGCTGTTACAAGGGCCAGGAAACGATTGCCCGGGTGCACAACATCGGGCATCCGCCGCGCCGTGTCGTGTTCTTGGACCTTGACGGTTCGATGCACACCCTGCCGTCCACCGGGGCAGAGATCAAGGTGGGGGAGCGCACCGTCGGACGCGTCACCTCGGCCGCGTTGCACTACGAGGCAGGGCCGATTGCCCTGGCCGTGATCAAGCGCAACGTGGATCCAGAAACAGTTCTGTCTGTGGTCGACGGCGAAACCAGCTACCCGGCGTCGCAGGATGTCATCGTGACTCCTGACGCTGGACAGGTGGCAGGGCGCTTTACCGGATTCCTCCGCACCCCGCCACAGGGCTAG
- a CDS encoding FABP family protein: protein MAFDLPTDLTPELVPFAWLIGTWEGAGRLGEGEAEDGYFWQQVTFRDVGGPYLEYRSESWLTEADGTKLRILAVENGFWSLDRQQQDADAGPGMTPGDIFPVLRSADDVQKLHTDEGFKIQAHIVHPGGLSELYYGLIDGPRIQLATEGLLRSKNAKPYASSTRIYGLVNGELFWRWDVSQGNLDLQAHASAALKRVAAEDSVN, encoded by the coding sequence ATGGCATTTGATCTCCCTACGGACCTCACCCCGGAACTAGTACCTTTCGCATGGCTCATTGGCACTTGGGAAGGTGCTGGACGGCTTGGCGAAGGCGAAGCCGAGGATGGGTACTTTTGGCAGCAAGTCACTTTCCGTGACGTTGGCGGCCCATATCTTGAATATCGCAGCGAATCGTGGCTCACCGAAGCCGACGGAACCAAGCTGCGGATTCTTGCCGTTGAAAACGGCTTCTGGTCCCTGGATCGCCAGCAGCAAGATGCCGACGCTGGCCCAGGAATGACCCCAGGCGACATCTTCCCGGTACTGCGTTCAGCCGATGACGTGCAGAAGCTGCACACCGACGAAGGCTTCAAGATCCAGGCGCACATCGTGCATCCTGGAGGTCTTTCCGAGCTCTACTACGGGCTGATTGATGGCCCGCGCATCCAGCTGGCCACCGAAGGCCTTCTGCGCAGCAAGAACGCCAAGCCCTATGCATCATCAACTCGCATCTACGGGCTGGTGAACGGCGAGCTGTTCTGGCGTTGGGATGTATCCCAGGGCAACCTGGATCTGCAGGCCCACGCTTCTGCGGCCCTCAAGCGCGTAGCCGCCGAAGATTCGGTGAACTAG
- a CDS encoding response regulator transcription factor: MTRKDDLFATNWQEDDLLAHLLLLSNHAENAAEVLPALELLLHEISFLPASTESLSQVPECDAVILDARTDLIPARSLAQILHANLNLPLLLVVSEGALGILNSEWHAADFLLPSAIPAELDARIRLMLATNPNTAPAPEPAENTSGLRIDELSYTARIDNRMLDLTYKEFELLKYLAQFPGRVFTREQLLHEVWGYDYYGGTRTVDVHVRRLRAKLGTDHEQLIGTVRNVGYRFHTET; the protein is encoded by the coding sequence GTGACACGTAAAGATGATTTATTCGCAACCAATTGGCAGGAGGACGACCTATTGGCCCACCTACTGCTACTTAGCAATCATGCCGAAAATGCGGCCGAAGTTCTTCCGGCACTCGAATTACTACTGCATGAAATTTCTTTTCTCCCTGCAAGCACCGAATCACTGAGCCAAGTTCCAGAATGTGATGCCGTCATCTTGGATGCACGCACGGATCTGATTCCAGCGCGATCGCTGGCACAGATCCTTCACGCGAATCTGAATTTGCCGCTCCTGCTGGTGGTCAGCGAGGGCGCCTTGGGCATCTTGAATTCTGAATGGCATGCAGCCGACTTCCTGCTGCCGTCGGCCATCCCGGCTGAATTGGATGCCCGCATCCGCTTGATGCTCGCAACCAATCCCAACACTGCCCCAGCTCCGGAACCAGCCGAGAACACCTCGGGCCTGCGCATCGATGAGCTGAGCTATACCGCTCGCATCGATAACCGCATGCTGGATCTGACGTACAAGGAATTCGAGCTCCTGAAGTACCTCGCTCAGTTCCCGGGACGGGTGTTCACTCGCGAACAATTGCTGCATGAAGTTTGGGGTTACGACTACTACGGTGGCACTCGAACTGTGGATGTTCACGTCCGTCGCCTGCGCGCAAAACTGGGCACTGATCACGAACAACTCATTGGAACTGTGCGTAACGTAGGCTACCGTTTCCACACCGAAACATAA
- the mshD gene encoding mycothiol synthase, translating into MSELPQTTVSVQHVTAELDERTLSDVRQLASDAQDVDGNPPLSDQTLVALAADESGDNITTLLAEVGEGAEAVLAGVAVLVREAQGQPWVMELVVHPEHRQSGIGRALLTKLNELVDLTTVQAWAHGDHEAAKKLAAKIGLSRVRELYRMRREGTDFVEEPPADRRFTVRTFRVGEDEPAWLEANSKAFAHHPEQGSLTLLDLDARMAEDWFDPSGFFLAFDAEQNLLAYHWTKLHPASGDAIRPTGEVYVVGVVPEAQGMGLGRSLTIAGINYLLELGVDAVILYVDADNEPAVKLYRSLGFTLWDADIMYGPQPID; encoded by the coding sequence ATGAGTGAACTGCCGCAGACCACAGTATCCGTTCAACACGTGACCGCTGAGCTAGACGAACGCACCCTGAGCGATGTGCGCCAACTGGCTTCAGACGCCCAGGACGTCGATGGCAATCCCCCGCTGAGCGACCAGACGCTGGTTGCCCTGGCAGCGGATGAATCCGGCGACAACATCACCACGTTGCTCGCCGAAGTCGGAGAGGGCGCGGAGGCAGTTCTCGCAGGCGTTGCCGTTCTGGTGCGTGAAGCACAAGGTCAGCCATGGGTGATGGAACTTGTGGTGCATCCCGAACACCGCCAGTCAGGTATTGGCCGCGCTTTGCTGACCAAGCTCAACGAGCTGGTGGACCTGACCACGGTTCAGGCGTGGGCTCACGGAGACCATGAAGCAGCCAAAAAGCTGGCAGCAAAGATTGGCCTGAGCCGAGTGCGCGAGCTCTACCGCATGCGCCGCGAAGGCACCGATTTTGTTGAAGAGCCACCGGCTGATCGCCGCTTTACCGTTCGCACCTTCCGTGTCGGTGAAGACGAGCCCGCCTGGCTCGAGGCAAACTCAAAGGCCTTCGCCCATCATCCCGAGCAGGGTTCGCTGACCCTTTTAGATCTTGACGCCCGCATGGCCGAGGATTGGTTTGATCCTTCCGGCTTCTTCCTTGCCTTCGATGCTGAGCAGAACCTCTTGGCCTACCACTGGACCAAGCTCCACCCTGCCTCCGGCGATGCCATTCGCCCTACCGGCGAAGTTTATGTCGTCGGCGTTGTCCCCGAGGCGCAGGGCATGGGATTGGGCCGGTCTTTGACCATTGCCGGCATCAACTACCTGCTGGAGCTCGGAGTCGATGCTGTCATCCTCTACGTTGATGCCGACAACGAACCCGCCGTCAAGCTGTACCGGTCGCTGGGCTTCACACTTTGGGACGCCGACATTATGTACGGTCCGCAACCGATAGACTAG
- a CDS encoding RNA degradosome polyphosphate kinase has protein sequence MTSSPQETTSHLRDVPSSKVNEDRIEPAESLPDLHPAGEFHNERFLDRELSWLHFNARVLELAEDTTLPLLERVNFLSIFASNLDEFFMVRVAGLKRRIAAGLAVPAANGMNPVDQLELLLSSAHALQTRHAKVFSDSVTPDLAEQGIRITTWEDLSASERDVLSKWFVSQVFPVLTPLAVDPAHPFPYISGLSLNLAVVVRNPLTGKQLFARLKVPDTIARLISIDGTRAAHSSHRTARFIPLEALIAVHLELLFPGMEIVEHHFFRVTRNEDLEVEEDDAENLLQALEKELLRRRFGPPVRLEVADDINPEIMELLTRELAVEEDEVFKLPAPLDLRGLGVIASLDRAELHYTKHMGHTSRHLNESETAKAANVFAAVRRRDILLHHPYDSFSTSVQAFLEQAAADPKVMAIKQTLYRTSGDSPIVDALIDAAEAGKQVLALVEIKARFDEQANISWARKLEQAGVHVVYGIVGLKTHSKLSLVVRREGDKLRRYCHIGTGNYHPRTARYYEDFGLLTCDDAVGEDVSKLFNQLSGYAPRSTYSRLLVAPRSVRTGLLAHIEKEIANAKSGLEAKVVIKVNSIVDEAIIDSLYRASQAGVKVEVIVRGICALRPGVPGLSENIEVRSILGRFLEHSRVFMFANAGDPLVYIGSADMMHRNLDRRVEALVSLRNPEDVEDLTNQLELYMADSTASWHLNSDGEWIRHSQDEEGNPLTDIQFWLIEDHARRRNSGRNS, from the coding sequence ATGACTAGCTCCCCCCAGGAAACTACTTCTCACTTACGCGACGTTCCCTCTTCGAAAGTCAACGAAGACAGAATTGAGCCAGCTGAATCACTTCCGGACCTGCACCCCGCGGGCGAATTCCACAACGAGCGTTTTCTCGATCGCGAACTGAGCTGGCTGCACTTTAATGCCCGCGTGCTGGAACTGGCCGAGGACACGACACTGCCGCTCCTGGAGCGCGTGAACTTCTTGTCCATCTTTGCCTCGAACCTCGATGAATTCTTCATGGTTCGCGTCGCCGGCCTCAAGCGCCGCATTGCCGCAGGGCTCGCAGTGCCCGCAGCCAATGGCATGAATCCGGTTGACCAGCTGGAGCTGCTGCTGTCCTCCGCCCACGCGCTGCAAACGCGGCACGCAAAAGTATTCTCCGATTCGGTCACTCCGGATTTGGCTGAGCAGGGAATCCGCATCACTACCTGGGAAGATCTCTCGGCAAGCGAACGAGACGTGCTCTCCAAGTGGTTCGTCTCCCAGGTCTTCCCGGTGCTCACCCCGCTGGCCGTTGACCCGGCACACCCTTTCCCCTACATCTCAGGCTTGTCGCTGAATCTTGCCGTGGTCGTCCGCAACCCGCTGACCGGCAAGCAGCTCTTTGCCCGCCTGAAGGTTCCGGACACCATCGCGCGCCTGATCAGCATTGACGGCACCCGTGCCGCCCATTCATCGCATCGCACCGCGCGTTTCATTCCCCTTGAGGCGCTCATCGCCGTGCACCTTGAGCTGCTCTTCCCGGGCATGGAAATCGTTGAACACCATTTCTTCCGCGTCACCCGCAACGAGGATCTGGAAGTCGAAGAAGACGACGCGGAAAACCTGCTCCAGGCTCTGGAGAAGGAGCTGTTGCGCCGCCGCTTCGGCCCACCGGTGCGCCTTGAGGTTGCCGATGACATCAACCCGGAAATCATGGAGTTGCTAACCCGGGAATTGGCGGTCGAAGAGGACGAAGTCTTCAAGCTGCCAGCCCCGCTGGATCTGCGTGGACTCGGCGTCATCGCTTCGCTTGACCGTGCCGAATTGCATTACACGAAGCACATGGGCCACACTTCGCGGCACTTGAACGAGTCGGAAACGGCCAAGGCAGCCAACGTATTTGCTGCCGTCCGCCGGCGAGACATCTTGTTGCACCACCCGTATGATTCCTTCTCCACCAGCGTTCAGGCGTTCTTGGAGCAGGCTGCTGCCGATCCGAAGGTCATGGCGATCAAGCAGACCTTGTACCGCACCAGTGGCGATTCACCCATCGTCGATGCTTTGATTGACGCTGCCGAAGCTGGCAAGCAGGTTTTGGCGCTGGTGGAAATCAAGGCCCGCTTTGACGAGCAGGCGAATATTTCCTGGGCGAGGAAGCTGGAACAGGCCGGCGTCCACGTCGTATACGGCATCGTGGGTCTCAAGACCCACTCCAAGTTGTCGCTGGTGGTGCGCCGCGAAGGCGACAAGCTGCGGCGCTACTGCCACATCGGCACCGGCAACTACCACCCGCGCACCGCTCGCTACTACGAAGACTTCGGACTGCTCACTTGTGACGACGCGGTCGGCGAAGACGTGTCCAAGCTCTTCAACCAGCTTTCCGGGTACGCTCCGCGCTCCACCTACAGCCGTTTGCTCGTGGCCCCGCGTTCGGTGCGCACCGGCTTGCTGGCACACATCGAAAAGGAAATCGCCAACGCAAAGTCGGGCCTTGAGGCCAAGGTGGTCATCAAGGTGAACTCCATCGTTGACGAAGCGATTATCGATTCGCTGTACCGGGCCAGCCAGGCAGGTGTCAAAGTTGAAGTGATTGTTCGCGGCATCTGCGCCCTGCGCCCAGGAGTCCCGGGTTTGAGCGAAAACATCGAAGTGCGTTCCATCCTGGGCCGCTTCTTGGAACACAGCCGCGTCTTCATGTTTGCCAACGCCGGAGACCCGCTGGTCTACATCGGCTCCGCCGACATGATGCACCGCAACTTGGACCGCCGGGTCGAGGCTTTGGTCTCCCTGCGCAACCCAGAAGACGTTGAGGACCTGACCAATCAGCTGGAGCTCTACATGGCCGACTCCACGGCCTCGTGGCACCTGAATTCCGACGGGGAATGGATCCGCCATTCCCAGGATGAAGAAGGCAACCCGTTGACCGATATCCAGTTTTGGCTTATCGAAGACCATGCCCGCCGACGCAATAGTGGACGTAACAGCTAG
- a CDS encoding NUDIX hydrolase → MEPQLHEAASRVREIIRSVDAEEITLGDFDIVAAGAIPWRIVDGKVQVLLIHRPKYDDWSWPKGKLDPGESIAECAVREVREEIGLRITLGLPLSATAYSVKQKSKVVYYWAAKTDPQTSIDPDGAECDDTRWVSAKKAAQLLTNPTDAQPLVDLVKAHKEGTLDALPVLIVRHAKAKPRGNWTRAEDERPLAATGRRQAQAVSRMLEAWQPANIASSPWLRCVQTFAPYATLHAMKMKNLRSLTEHAATRHPERARRAVQKLFDKYRSQAICTHRPVLPFVLEVLADNSSAELVKSLPKDDPYLEPGSLIVAQQVQGAKQRIVSFEIHNPFHD, encoded by the coding sequence ATCGAGCCTCAACTGCACGAAGCCGCTTCGCGGGTTCGTGAGATCATCCGCTCGGTGGATGCCGAGGAAATCACTCTCGGAGACTTTGACATCGTCGCCGCCGGCGCGATCCCCTGGCGGATCGTCGATGGCAAAGTGCAAGTGCTGCTGATTCACCGCCCAAAGTATGACGACTGGTCGTGGCCCAAGGGCAAATTGGATCCGGGCGAGTCCATCGCCGAATGCGCCGTGCGCGAAGTGCGTGAAGAAATCGGACTGCGGATTACACTCGGTCTCCCGCTCTCGGCTACGGCTTATTCGGTGAAGCAGAAATCCAAGGTGGTGTACTACTGGGCGGCCAAGACCGATCCGCAAACATCCATTGATCCCGATGGCGCCGAATGCGACGACACTCGGTGGGTCAGCGCCAAAAAGGCTGCGCAGCTGCTGACCAATCCCACCGACGCGCAACCGCTGGTGGATCTGGTCAAGGCCCACAAGGAAGGGACGCTTGACGCCCTTCCCGTCTTGATAGTCCGGCATGCCAAGGCCAAGCCCCGTGGAAACTGGACCCGGGCCGAGGACGAACGCCCTTTGGCAGCCACCGGCCGGCGCCAGGCACAAGCGGTTTCCCGCATGCTCGAAGCGTGGCAACCAGCCAATATCGCGTCTTCCCCGTGGCTGCGCTGTGTCCAGACCTTCGCCCCCTACGCCACCTTGCACGCGATGAAGATGAAGAACCTTCGGTCGCTCACCGAACATGCCGCAACACGGCACCCGGAACGCGCGCGCCGCGCCGTCCAGAAGCTTTTCGATAAATATCGCTCCCAGGCTATCTGCACGCACCGGCCGGTCCTGCCGTTCGTTTTGGAAGTCCTGGCTGATAACTCGTCGGCTGAATTGGTGAAGTCCCTGCCAAAGGATGACCCCTATCTTGAGCCCGGATCGCTGATTGTCGCCCAGCAGGTGCAAGGAGCAAAGCAGCGGATCGTCTCCTTCGAGATCCACAACCCGTTCCACGACTGA